From Atribacterota bacterium, the proteins below share one genomic window:
- a CDS encoding CBS domain-containing protein produces the protein MKVIIGHTSADFDCLASMIAAKKIYSDSVVVFPGAIEENVRKFLSLYGNTLNISSLKHIDMDNISEIIIVDTRQKDRIGPFELLLNKKNIKIRIYDHHPASDNDIVSKNNIIKQVGATTTILLQLIIKKKIPITSLESTIFALGIYEDTGSLSFSTTTKEDIDVLGYLFSIGVNLRTVNKFTNTGLNIQQKKLLNQLISSSQEIYFKGISVVFAKSKTKEYIEGLALVTHKLLEILNSDIIFVLVQMKNRVYVVSRSNRANVNVGDVMKSIGGGGHSQAASAVVRKISLSEVEDKIKKTLNNYIKIETIAKDIMTSPVKSLDVNTTIEEASKIMLRYGHNGFPVMDKNKLVGIITRQEIYKANHHHYENETIDIYMSENIISVNLDTPILEIQELMIRYDVGRVLVLSKDGKLEGIITRTDLIRSLYGEKDINRESYTIYENNNGHYNLRKENIKNLIQKYFPRDILEILYYIGKTGDELGYSVFMVGGIVRDLFLGIPSLDLDIVIEEDALKFARYFSNKLKGKIRSHQKFKTAVVVLPSGLKIDFASARREFYEFPAALPKVEFASIKKDLYRRDFTINAMAIQLNEDKFARLLDFFGGKRDLESKKIRILYSLSFTEDPARIIRAIRFEQRYDFTIEQSTEKFLKKAIKEGLLSKIRKKRLSEEFFILLHEKKPVKVLKRMDELGVLSGIIPKFSLSDDLVKRLEEVEEILIRWHERFPKEIINKSMIYIYYLLKLSDIGIKNITKKIELNSKNIKILENIIDEKELIVSILKDKKTLPSNIYYYLKSINNELLFILFLENYNNETIIKRIKDYLDIYKYTSTYITGNDLIKIGMRPNPIYAKILKLILYLQLNGILKNKDDELDFVKKIIEKGIV, from the coding sequence TCGCTATATGGGAATACTTTGAATATATCTTCTTTAAAGCATATTGATATGGATAATATTTCCGAAATTATTATTGTAGATACAAGACAAAAAGATAGAATCGGACCGTTTGAATTATTATTAAATAAAAAAAATATAAAAATAAGAATTTATGATCATCATCCAGCCTCTGATAATGATATTGTTTCAAAAAATAACATCATAAAACAGGTTGGCGCGACAACCACAATATTATTACAGTTAATAATCAAAAAGAAAATACCAATAACATCTTTAGAATCAACAATATTTGCTCTGGGAATTTATGAAGATACCGGCTCTTTGAGTTTTTCCACAACTACTAAAGAAGATATAGATGTATTAGGGTATCTTTTTTCGATTGGTGTCAATTTAAGGACTGTTAATAAATTTACAAACACAGGTTTGAATATACAACAAAAGAAACTTTTAAACCAATTGATTTCAAGTTCTCAGGAAATTTATTTTAAAGGAATCAGTGTAGTTTTTGCAAAAAGTAAAACAAAAGAATATATAGAGGGGTTAGCCCTCGTTACACACAAATTGCTTGAAATTCTAAACAGTGACATAATTTTTGTTTTAGTTCAAATGAAAAACAGGGTTTATGTTGTTAGCAGGAGCAATAGAGCAAATGTAAATGTTGGAGACGTAATGAAAAGTATTGGTGGTGGTGGGCATTCTCAAGCTGCATCAGCAGTAGTAAGAAAGATATCCCTATCGGAAGTTGAAGACAAAATAAAAAAAACACTAAATAATTATATAAAAATTGAAACAATAGCGAAAGATATCATGACCAGTCCAGTGAAAAGTTTAGATGTTAATACAACTATAGAAGAAGCTTCTAAGATTATGTTGCGCTATGGACACAATGGCTTTCCTGTAATGGATAAAAATAAACTGGTTGGCATTATTACCCGTCAGGAAATTTATAAAGCTAATCATCATCATTATGAAAATGAAACCATAGATATTTATATGTCAGAAAATATTATTAGTGTAAATTTAGATACCCCGATATTAGAGATACAGGAATTAATGATTAGATATGATGTTGGAAGGGTACTGGTTTTAAGTAAAGACGGAAAATTGGAAGGAATTATTACAAGAACAGACTTAATCAGAAGTCTTTATGGGGAAAAAGATATCAATAGAGAATCATATACAATATATGAAAATAATAATGGACACTATAATTTAAGAAAAGAGAATATTAAAAACCTGATTCAAAAATATTTTCCCAGGGACATACTTGAGATTTTGTATTACATAGGAAAAACAGGTGATGAATTAGGTTATTCTGTTTTTATGGTGGGGGGTATTGTAAGAGACTTATTCTTAGGAATACCAAGTTTAGATCTTGATATTGTCATTGAAGAAGATGCTTTAAAATTTGCCCGCTATTTTAGTAATAAATTAAAAGGAAAAATAAGGTCACATCAAAAGTTTAAAACGGCTGTTGTTGTTTTACCAAGTGGACTAAAAATTGATTTTGCATCGGCAAGAAGAGAATTCTATGAGTTTCCTGCTGCATTGCCAAAGGTTGAATTTGCTTCTATAAAAAAGGATTTATATAGAAGGGATTTTACTATAAATGCTATGGCTATACAATTAAATGAAGATAAGTTTGCAAGATTGCTTGATTTTTTTGGCGGTAAAAGAGATTTAGAGTCAAAAAAAATAAGGATTTTATATAGTCTTAGTTTTACTGAGGACCCGGCTAGAATAATAAGAGCGATTCGATTTGAACAAAGGTATGATTTTACAATTGAACAATCAACTGAAAAATTTTTAAAAAAAGCAATAAAAGAAGGTTTGCTATCTAAGATTAGGAAAAAAAGACTAAGCGAGGAATTTTTTATATTATTACATGAAAAAAAACCAGTAAAAGTTCTTAAAAGAATGGATGAGTTGGGAGTTCTTTCTGGAATAATACCAAAATTTTCACTGAGCGATGATTTGGTAAAAAGATTGGAAGAAGTAGAAGAAATACTAATTAGATGGCATGAAAGATTCCCAAAAGAAATCATTAATAAAAGTATGATATATATATATTATTTACTGAAACTCTCAGATATAGGAATAAAGAACATTACAAAGAAAATTGAGTTAAATAGTAAAAATATAAAAATATTAGAAAATATTATTGATGAGAAAGAATTAATTGTTTCTATTTTGAAAGATAAGAAAACATTGCCAAGCAATATCTATTATTATCTAAAAAGTATTAATAATGAATTATTATTTATTCTATTTTTAGAAAACTATAATAATGAAACAATAATTAAAAGAATTAAAGATTACCTGGATATTTATAAATATACATCTACTTATATAACGGGGAATGATTTAATCAAAATTGGTATGAGACCCAACCCGATTTATGCTAAAATATTAAAACTGATATTATACCTCCAGCTAAATGGTATTTTAAAGAATAAGGATGATGAGTTGGATTTTGTCAAAAAAATTATAGAAAAAGGGATTGTTTAA